The following coding sequences lie in one Sorex araneus isolate mSorAra2 chromosome 4, mSorAra2.pri, whole genome shotgun sequence genomic window:
- the GPD1L gene encoding glycerol-3-phosphate dehydrogenase 1-like protein translates to MAAAPLKVCIVGSGNWGSAVAKIIGNNVKNLNKFASTVKMWVFEETVNGRKLTDIINNDHENVKYLPGHKLPENVVAVPNLSEAVQDADLLVFVIPHQFIHRVCDEITGRVPKKALGITLIKGIDEGPEGLKLISNIIREKMGIDISVLMGANIASEVAAEKFCETTIGSKVMANGLLFKELLQTPNFRITVVDDADTVELCGALKNIVAVGAGFSDGLGCGDNTKAAVIRLGLMEMIAFARIFCKGQVSTATFLESCGVADLITTCYGGRNRRVAEAFAKTGKTIEELEKEMLNGQKLQGPQTSAEVYRILKQKGLVDKFPLFTAVYQICYEGRPVQEMLSCLQSHPEHL, encoded by the exons GGGTTCAGCTGTTGCGAAAATCATCGGTAATAATGTCAAGAACCTTAACAAGTTTGCCTCCACGGTCAAGATGTGGGTCTTTGAAGAAACGGTTAATGGAAGAAAACTGACGGACATCATAAATAACGACCATGAGAATGTGAAATATCTCCCTGGACACAAGCTGCCAGAAAATGTG gtcGCCGTCCCGAACCTCAGCGAGGCGGTGCAGGACGCAGACCTGCTGGTGTTTGTCATCCCCCACCAGTTCATCCACAGAGTCTGCGACGAGATCACCGGCAGAGTGCCCAagaaagccctgggcatcaccctGATCAAG GGCATTGACGAGGGCCCCGAGGGGCTGAAGCTCATCTCCAACATCATCCGGGAGAAGATGGGCATCGACATCAGCGTGCTGATGGGTGCCAACATCGCCAGCGAGGTGGCCGCTGAGAAGTTCTGTGAGACGACCATCG GCAGCAAAGTAATGGCAAATGGCCTGCTCTTCAAGGAACTTCTGCAGACTCCAAATTTTCGAATCACCGTGGTCGATGATGCTGACACCGTTGAACTCTGTGGCGCTCTCAAG aACATCGTGGCGGTGGGAGCCGGCTTCAGCGATGGCTTGGGCTGCGGTGACAACACCAAGGCGGCCGTCATCCGCCTGGGGCTCATGGAGATGATCGCCTTCGCCAGGATCTTCTGCAAGGGCCAGGTGTCCACGGCCACCTTCCTGGAGAGCTGCGGCGTGGCCGACCTCATCACCACTTGCTATGGCGGCCGCAACCGCAGGGTGGCCGAGGCCTTTGCGAAGACCGGAAAG ACCATTGAAGAGCTGGAGAAGGAGATGCTGAACGGGCAGAAGCTGCAAGGTCCCCAGACTTCGGCCGAAGTGTACCGCATCCTCAAACAGAAGGGGTTGGTGGACAA GTTTCCATTGTTCACCGCAGTCTACCAGATCTGCTACGAAGGCAGGCCCGTCCAGGAGATGCTGTCCTGTCTGCAGAGCCACCCAGAGCATTTGTAA